The following proteins are encoded in a genomic region of Salvelinus namaycush isolate Seneca chromosome 12, SaNama_1.0, whole genome shotgun sequence:
- the LOC120056542 gene encoding myelin proteolipid protein-like, giving the protein MFPVRQPWLCKALGCYDCCIRCLGAVPYPSLVATLLCFTGMALFCGCGHEALANTEVLVETYFARNIQDYVILASFIKYFQYVIYGLASFFFLYCILLLAEGFYTTSAVKQTFGEFRSTRCGRCLSLTFIIVTYVLAVIWLAVFAFTAIPVFFFFNMAQTCHTINILAETTPSINQHGWVCMDARQYGLLPWNAMPGKACGMTLASICKTKEFFVTYDLYITAFVGAGIALLALFLYVVATTYNYAVLRFLGRKGLRC; this is encoded by the exons ATGTTTCCGGTCAGACAGCCTTGGCTTTGCAAAGCCCTAG GTTGTTATGATTGCTGTATCCGATGCCTGGGGGCAGTGCCCTACCCCTCCCTGGTTGCCACTCTGCTCTGCTTCACCGGCATGGCACTGTTCTGTGGCTGTGGGCACGAGGCACTGGCCAACACCGAGGTGCTCGTCGAGACTTACTTCGCTCGTAACATACAAGACTATGTTATCCTGGCCTCGTT TATCAAGTACTTCCAGTACGTGATCTATGGCCTGGCCTCTTTCTTCTTCCTCTACTGCATCCTGCTGCTGGCCGAGGGATTCTACACCACCAGCGCCGTCAAGCAGACCTTCGGAGAGTTCCGGAGCACCAGATGTGGCCGCTGCCTTAGTCTGACg TTCATCATTGTGACATACGTCCTGGCAGTGATCTGGCTGGCGGTGTTTGCCTTCACAGCCATACCCGTCTTCTTCTTCTTTAATATGGCACAGACCTGCCACACCATCAACATCCTGGCTGAGACGACACCCAGCATCAACCAGCACGGCTGGGTCTGCATGGATGCTCGGCAGTATG GTCTGCTGCCTTGGAATGCAATGCCAGGGAAAGCTTGTGGAATGACCTTGGCATCCATTTGCAAAACAAAAGAG TTCTTTGTCACCTATGACCTGTACATCACTGCCTTTGTTGGTGCAGGGATTGCTCTCTTGGCTCTG TTTCTGTATGTGGTAGCTACCACCTATAACTATGCAGTGCTGCGGTTCCTGGGCAGAAAAGGGCTACGCTGTTAA